The DNA segment ACACtagagccccccccccaccagcAATATGTTATACTCTATCCTTGTATTGAATATTTGCACTTTCTCATGAGAGTAAAAGGATGGAATTGGATTTTAGTAAGCTCACTGCAACAAGCACTCTCCCCGAAAAATCCCATTTTGATGATTTAAAGCACAGCTATGCAATTTTTGaaggaagaaatgaaaatgaaaaaattaaatctTGAATTCATAAGCACTAAATAGCACTCTTGCTCAATTTAATACACTGACATACACTTTTTGCTGCTTCGTCCTCATTTAGTCTGGTGTGACCAGTAGCTTCCTGTATGTTAGTTAATGTAGGCAAACTGACACTACTGAGTCAATTCACTTATTTTTGACTCTTACCTACGCACTGCTGTTACAttatattttagcatttacCATTTTTCTACAATTCCACCTTAGTGGCTAATTAGTAAAAATGAGTCAAAATACAGCTTTAAGAAGACGTTGTCGTGAGTTAAAGCTCTGAGTTCAAAGTGGTTATCTTGCCTTAAATGCACCAGCATTTATGGATGAAAGGCTAGACTGTCAAATCAAACGTTTACTGAACTAATTTAGGCTTGTATATTTTTGTGAGGAATCACCAAAGGACACACCAGAACTTCCACGGACAAACCTGTATTGCACACAAATGCGGCCtcgcacacacatatgcatgcatgcgTACAAGACGTACGTCAAAAGGCGGTGCTAGTAGTAGTAAACATCTGAAAGGAACAGGGGTAATTCACTTGATAAATGTCAACCAAAATGAAGCTATCAGCTGAAAGCAATTTCCTTGTGCTTGTCTGTGCTCTGCGCCAGGGACTTGGGAGATTTTCACCCCTCCATCGATCATGAAGCCTCTGTTTTAGGCCAAGGTACACAATGCCCTCAAATTGCTGACATATGGACCTAGAATCACCACAAAAACCTGCCATTTCCACCCCGCCTCTCCTCTGTCCCGACCCAGCCACTCCTCTGCTAAACTCTTGTTTATCCAACGACTCTGGTCTGTTTAGGCCATTAAAGCAAAGCCATTCAGGGAGACAGAGGGCCAAGGCAAATGTAATAAAGCAACAATCTGTAGCGCACTGCTACCATGTAGCACcaaagatgagaaaaaacaCCCTGAAATCTGCATCATCACTATTCCTCATTTCATCTTCTCTGACTTCTGATAGAAGTCAGAagggtttttaaaaagacataattAGGAGTTTGCAATGTTGCAGCACTGTAATTAAATCACTGGGTGGCTATAAGACCAAGTGTTTGGGCAAACTTGGCTGCCTGAGAGCAGTAGCAgaagaagcaaaacaaatcaTGATAAAGACGATGACATCAACCACATAATAATACGGAAAGCCTCTAGCTGGTGTAAACAGCGGATGCATGCAGAACCATGTGTATGTGCGTCTCCAGATAGGTTTCTCATTCAGACACTTCTTGTTATTGATCTTGTTTCAACAACTGCTCATACTACAATTCCTGACTGTGGCTTTAAAAGTGCTGCTATTTAAAGACAAAGACGGCCAAGCACAGAACATTAAAAGCCTCTTTTCCTAATGGACAACTGTGGTGCCAAGAGCGAGGGCCTCGAGGTCTGTACACAGGAAAGGTCCATTATCACTCTAACTAATGGAGGAGGGGGCGACTTCAAACCAAAagtgggaaaaagaaaagaaaacaagggagagaaagatgacGCACATGGTACAAAGCAGTGTTTCTTTAATGGGGTCCATCAATAATGTTACTTTCCCGACTTTATTGTGTTTAAAAGTGAGTAGCCATATTATCAATCCTAGACAAGGGCAGAAATTAcgggggttttttttttttttttttttctcaagtgcATTTTTGACAGACTTTGAATCAATGTGAAACAAATGTTTGGCAACATGCTAATGATATCTGTTCAGTCAGCTCCCTGCGTCTCTGGAACAAACTCTCTGcatttctctctcgctcttgcCACCAAGACAAACCCGCAGCCAGTTTACATTCAGACGGGTGCGCTTGTTTTATATAAACAGACAGCCCTTGTGGCAAAGGGTTTGATTAGGAGGAGGCCcacaaatcccattaaaagTCCATTCGTCCCTTGCTCTGAGTTTGTTTGAAGACAGGAAGAGCAacaagggaggagggaggtggctGGCAGtctgtcgttgttgttgtttccgTGCCAATTTCTGTTTATGCGCCGACGGTTAAACACAGATATCACCCAGCAGCGAAGAGAAGAATCTTTGCCAGTGATGTGGGCAGGATCCAAAGCCAGGAGAACCCAAACATGTACTACAGGACCCAAgactttgtttgtctgtgggaTTCAAAAACTACCTCCTCAAAGTGATCCAGTCACTGTCTGTTATCAACATAGTATGTCTgacatgttgctgctgctgtttacgTCCATCTGTGGATACAGCTACAGCCAAAtgatagaaaatcaaaaataagaCCTGTGCGTTTATTTTTACCGTCAGCCCAACAGCTCCTTGGTCTTGGCTGCAAGCTGTTTGTCAATGTCCACTGCAATGTTGTCCGCCATCTGCTGAATCTGTGATGATGGAAAAAGATAAAACTATTTTAACACACTTTGTGCACACTTCTATTTACCTCCCCCTAATGTATGAGGATGGCATTATGTAGCTGTGGTGTGACATAATGTGAATGTTACTGACCTGATTTTTACTGACTGAAATTTATCCTTGTTCCTATTTGGAACTTACAAATTACAATGATATACTACCATTGTTACATTAAATTCATTATTAGGCAATGACTTCATGCTTTagttaaaatgtcactttagAAAAAGCTGCACCCTTGGGTGGTTTAACCTGTGGTTTCAATAGTTTCAGGTTTCAGACTAAGTAGACTTTCAGTATCAGTTTAGTGACTCAACTCTCACATTTGGCCACTCATCTCAACCTTCCCTAAACTTCCATATCTCAGTCTGAGCTGTCAGTTACAAGGCTGAATGAAGCTCAGGgaatgtctctgtctctatgtataatAGCACCAttgtctttttccctctccctgtctcatACCTGTTTTTCTAAGAGTCGTATTGTGTCCTCTGAGTGTCCCTCCTTTGCCTTTTTGACCTGTGTGACAGCGTTGGCTCGTACTCTCCTCAGTGAGTCTTTAGCCTTGTTGCTCAGCTGCTTGGCCAGCTTGCTGAGGTTCTCTCTGTGTTCCCGTGTTATTCTGCAGAGTGCAGAGGACATAAGatgtgagaaaacagagaagaccAAAGAGTAAGACAGAGGATGACAGAATAGAGAAGGTAATGATCCCACTGGGAGTCAAGTAAGTGGATTATACCAAGCAAAGGTTTGcatgtaaaaacacattcatgctcTTTTACTGTTCCTGTATACTCCTGGCatgttcagaaaacacaaaaacacatatatgtgtagagagaaaaaatgatgaaaaaacaatGTTGTCACTTGTGTAAATGGGGGTGCTAAGTGCTGGTAGGCATGAAGTCTAATCATTTTAGTTCTGACTCGTAGCAACCATATAACAACAATCACTTCCCAAGGTCTTAGACCAGAGCTAAAACATCCGTCATCCCAACAACTTTGCATTTGTtaatcactcaaaaaaaaaatcctacttCCCatttcactctccctctttgtccTTAATTGGCTTTTTTTCGTTGTTTTTGCCTCGGGGACTATTTGCAAACAATCCAAGTGCAGCGTCTATTTACCGCAAACAATGCAGCCTAATTACTGATTCCAGGGCCAATCAAGGAGCGCCTTCTCTTTGGAAATGCAAATGGAGGCTCGGAGCGTGCCGAGACTGATTGCAGGGGGAAAGCAGTCTGACTCTTGTGTCCCTCCTCTGCCAGACTAACACCTGCTgctccatgcacacacacacacacacacacacacaagaacatacatgcacataaacacagactgcCATTTATACATGCAGCCTTATATgcacatgtgtatatgtgaaaaaacatactgtatatacacacagagtGGTTTAGTGAGTGAGTGACGGATAGTTTTGTGTGAAGTTGTTTGacttgagagaaagagaagtcTAGCCAGAGCAGGGGGAGAGAGTGACCCGACTATCACATCAACACACTGGGGGTCTCTATACATCTACAAGAAAAAGTCAACAAATCTGTCAGTTACAGTTCAGCCTTTGGAGACTAAAGGAGTTATtaataaagtgaaatattaaaaccaTGGGTGAGACTTAGTGTGAGGTTTAGCTATGATTATTTACAAAATGTACTGATAATTTAATTGATTTATGTATTGATCATTTGATCGATAATCTCAAAAATAATTTGAAGTGCCTGTGATGGGTTACCAGAGCACAGACACGTCTtaaaatggtttgttttgttgaattacagtgaaaaacaacaacatacaaatgtacaaaatgtaattaGCATTTTGTCACTTCCGTAAATGATTAATTTGACCAGTCAATTGTTTCAGGACTAGTAGAAGTTAAAATATATGTTTGTAACAAATAGAAGCAGTTGGAAAACAGAGGGATGACAGAAGACTAATGAAAGTAATAAGTAAGTGATAGTAAGTGATAAGTAataaaagtgaaagagagaaacggaaaggaaggaaaatgtttctgctgttggttgtgtgtgtgtgtgtgagagagaaaatgagactcACTTGGGAATAGGCACCTTGATGATTGTCCCGTCCACTTCTGGATTTAAGTTCATGCCACTTTCTCTCAGGGCACTGGTGGCAGCCGCTGTAGCCTgggcgcacgcacacacacacacacacacacacacacacacacacacacacacacacacacacacacactcggatATATGAATGTCTGCTTTGCTTTGAGCACTGGCATGAATTGAAAAGCAGTGCTCCGACTGCAGGTAGTGGCCTGGCTCCAGCTGGCAATCATTAAGGTGTTATACTGTGTATGTAcgtagtgtgtgtatgtactgtgtgtgttttgggctGGGTgtccacgtgtgtgtgtgtgtgtgtgtgtgtgtgtgtgtgtgtgtgtatgtgttagggGAAGCCCATGCAGTGTGGAAGTGCCTCGGGCCACTGTCAGCGCTTGGCCCTGTGGGACAGGACTGAGAGGTTGCAGGGCAGGGTGCTGACCCTTGGTGACCTCGCAGGAGAGTCTGCTTGCGCTTGTGTATGAtacatagatacacacacatgcacaaaaacacgCATGCACATATTTGCTTGTGGATTTAATGTTGACACATTTATTTCTACAGATAAATACTGCTTTTTTGTTAATTAACAAAGACAATATTAACAAAGGTAATAATCTGAGTATGCCATCTTAAGATCTTAAGGAGTTATTACCAATGCTGCAAGACTGCCATAATACATACCTTAACATCCAATTTTAATTCCACAGATTGATCAAATACTACAGTGTCTGTAAATGCAATGTTTTTACTGGGCAGTGATTGTCACAGTCAGCCTCACACCAGTGAAAATCCTTTCAAATCTGGAATCATTGTGCATGGTTTTGTTTGTAGTATACATAAAGGTCTTGGTGCAAATATAATCTTGGCACAGTGATGATCTGATTACTAAAAAAATATCCAAGATTAGTCACATATTTGTCTACattaggagaaaaaaatatatgtttgtgATCTATATTGAACAAGTTACACCAGCAGAAATACACATTGAGctggacattttacagttgaaaaattATCTCGCTCTCTGGTAGACAAGCTACATAACAGGGGCAATGCTTCTAAATGACCTCAAACCTACTTTGGCATTTCTGTAATGCAATTTCTTGCTTCTTATAGTTAATTTGCATATGTCTGCTTGGTTCTATAAACTTAGACCTATAAACTTGGTCCAAACCATCACTGGAGATGAAAACATCTGCACAAAATTACTGTCTTCTCAGCTGTTGTCCAAAACCTTcttgaaaaactttttttaaaaatgaggcTAATATTTCCCAAACACCATCTGTCATCTTTATAAAGGATGGAGATAATCAGAGGGAAATGAGAAGAAGAGCATTATGCGTTTTGTGAGGGAACAAGTGATCCAGTGTCAGTGTGGACACTGGCTGGAGAGGCAGCTGTGCTGTAAATGCCACATGATATCTCAACACAACTCTACATCAGATTAGCTAACTGGGttctttgtaattttatttaaaagtttatttttatttgtttggcAGGCATGTAGGCCTGAAACTCAATGGTAAAAATCAAACAGCGTTCACATATGTGACACATAAAGACAATATccaccacacacaacacaatccCTCTGTCCAGCAAACGCTACATTAGAACCAGGGAGCTACAGTTAAACAGAACATGCACACAATGGGGAGGAAGCCAATTCCTTtgaattaatgaaaacaaagtcacaCTCCTCAAACCAATTCTGCAACCACATGACAATTCCCTTAGCTGAGCTTCACAAAATGTGCAATGCAAAGAAAAAGAGCGtatcatttccttttcttttttttttttttacccctttCTACCCTACTCTGGTTTCTCGACAGCTCCGCCTGGCCTTTTCCGCTGGGGGAAAGAAATGGCAGTGAGATTAAAGGAATTTATTTGCGTGCATTAAATTAATTCATGAAGTTTCTCTTCCTTTGTTAGAATCATCCAGAGAGCAGGCCTCCGGTTGCTCTCTTTGAGTGTGGGGTGATAGATTCAGCCCATACCTATGTTTGATTGTTCTCAGCATCAAATTCATCACCGTTTCCCCTCTCCAATGTCCGCTCCGGTGGTTACGGAAAACCGAGCGGAATTTTTCTGGAAAGGCCGAGCAGGTTCTGGTTAATATGtttgagaggaagagaaattaCACTGAAGTTTCACATCAAACGCTGACGGCCCGGTTCAAAGCAAAGAGGCGACTGGAggggaatgtgtgtgagagcatgtgtgtgtgtgtgtgtgtgcatgtttataaAGGGAGTCCTGAAGAAAACACTTTCTTTAGTGTCTTCCCACAAAGTGGTGACAcattaaaaatgcacacacacacatcctaaaACACAAGCACGTACACCAAATTGCCCTGCTGATCTAAGCATGCTGTTAACTGTTGTTAGTTCCACTGTGTCTTCCCAGGCTGCTcctaatgaatgaatggaaaacAATGGTAGGGCCTCTGGAGTGCCTGGTAATGGATAGGCATCATTATAAGCCTATTAGCTCTGGGTTCTGAGGACTCACCCCTGTGTGGGACATGGGTAACGTAGGGCACGACAGggtagcgtgtgtgtgtgcattagtgtCTCTGTTGCcgtgtgtgtggtctgtggtCGGCGTTTCGGGGAAGGAAACCGACTCACCGGTGGACCATTCAGCCTGAATCAGGTTGAAGGCTGGATTTCCAGATTTGAGATCTGATAAATACTTAGATTTGCGTGTTGTTTTGTGATATGGGTACAAAGGAGAACAAAGAAGGTGTAACCACAGCCCTCAGTGTCCCAAACAGTGACCGgtaggaaaacagaaaatggaggaaaatatttgcaaaaactGACAGGTGGTTCTCTACAAGAACAAACCGCCTGTGAGGCCACTGTAGCAACTTCACAGTGCTGCTCCAGTGGCATGGCTGAAGACTCTTGCTCTGTGTTATGTCCTTTAAATCGTGTTTTATTGTTATGTATTTTGATTCTTGCAATTAACTGTGCGTGTTTGTCTTTGCACTTTGCAAAATACTTTTTTGAACATTCATATTATTACAGGTGCTGGCTTCTGAGTTACATATTATATCTTCAAGCATCACTTGTAAGGTGGTGTCATTTGTTATTCCTGTTAATCTCAAATGACTTCAGTTTCCAGGTGGTACATAGATATGccttcatattttcttttctatgtttgctgtttgtttatgcTAATGttatgcatttgtgtttgtcacACTTTTACCATACCATGCATATAGACTAAGTTATTTAGcatcttgttttctgtcatttatgCAAAGGATTTTTCACAAATATGAGCATTCTAACAAGCATTTCACTAAATGAGTTAAAGTTAAACATCTGAACATGAACTTGACTCACAGCTGCATATCAAACAAAGCACCATGTACTTAAATATCTGCTCAAAGCCTAATCAGatcaaagaaaatcaaatcatcAGTCATGACTGTCTGTGGATATATGATTGCATAATGTTGTGTTAAATGCTAAAAAAGCACATTTAGATTTTCCAGACCACCAGAAAGTCTGGCCACTAAAGCTCTGCTTTGCCCCCATGGACAAAATTTCTGGAACTCTGATTAGTACAGCATTGTATCATCtacaaaggaaaagagggagagaaaaaggagtgaaaaaagaaaaataatctatTCCTTCCTAACCTGGGGGTAAAATGAGGTCATTTCCTATTCTGTGACAACTCACACGCAGGCATAACCACATCtcagtgcatgcacacacagagtttaGGTTCTTGTTGCTATCTTTCACCCTAGAACAAAGGGCTCCCCGAGTCATCAATCAATTAGCATCTGAGACACAgttggagagggagaggcaggtcAGGTTTCAGTTACACAGACTGATGTGGGATTTGAGTTCTGGTCTGGctcacttttcctctagtgAGGACCGTCTATCTGTCTGTGCTTTGGATTATTTTTATAAAGCTTTTAGTTACTGTGTGCTTGTCTGTATGAGACAAACAAATACCAGTAGGAAGAATCTGTTCGGGTGTGGGTGCTTGggtctggctctctctctctctctgtctgtgtgtgtgtgtgtgtgtgtgtctgtgattgcCTTACCTCAGGGAAGCTGCTCATGTTGACCATAATGAGCTGAGGTGATTTCATAGAGACCTGACCCAGCTGGTTGAGGGGGAACTTCCCATCTTCAGTCGTCACCACAATGTGATCCAGAGCTcctaaacaaatacagataaacttaattgtttatttactttatttatttacccaTATTGCCATTTTAAGGCACAACATCTGGGAAGTCACTGTGACTTTGTGCACCTATATGTCTGCAGGTCAGTTTTATTGTCTAACATCAAACCTATCAGCATTCATAAACTGCAGCAATAAATGTTTTATGGGCTgcattttattatatatttgacTTGTAAATATGCTTATATATTATTCTAAATAAATTCATTTCAATTATATGCACTATTGGAATTACTGTCATTTATTGTACTCTTACTGTCATTTTTGATAATAAAGTTAATTATTCATCAGTAAAATATCTTTATTCACATGTTTACAACAAAATCCTTATTAATGTTATgtgttcatgtaaaaaaaaaaaagaatattaatCAATATGTTGTTAtcagatttgttttattctcaaGGATCAATATTGGTATTGGCCCCAAAAATTCAGTATCtatcaggtttttgtttttctctgtttccagttcCAGTTTCCATGCACACTTAATATCAAGGAAAACAAATAGTCAGTCATTCAGCCAGACATACAGATTACCATAtacatagacagacagatgaatgtGAGGTAGAAACCACAAACTGCATGagtaagttaaaaaaaagagaacactGTCAGGCTGTTAAGAGTTTCCATGATCTATTGTCTCTCCTCACTGTCAACACCAAGTGAAGCAAAGGTAAGTTTGCCAACATGAGCTGACTTCtgtcccttcctccctccctctatcaCCCTCTTCGTCTCTCCTGTTCCTCCCTCACTTCACCAATCTGAACACCCCCCCGCCCCAATCTCTCCTCCATCTGGCTAACCTCAGGCGCAGTTGTTTCCTTCTTCTCCAACTCTGCCTTACATCACTTGCTCCCTGCTTACCCAGTGGgggctgtgctgctgctgctggtggtgtgtgtacttgtgtgtggaAAAGGGGGGTTGACAGGGAGGTGAGCCAATGGTGTAATTTTTCTATATGATCAATTTATCATACGAATTTGAGGGGAAAAATATAACATAGATGTACAGTAGGACTGGATGCAGAGGAAGAAATTATAAATAAAGGGTTGGTATGATGTGATGAAATGGATACCCATTATTTAAAGGCCGCACCCCAGCTGAATCACTGAGATGCTGTCTACCTGCCAATTATTCTGAGTCCCTCTCTGACTTCAAACATCCATTTGTGTGTGGGTCTAAACCTGACTGTCCTGTTGTCTGTCTCACAGTGCTTCTCTGCGTGTATCCATTTCTGTGACCTTCTGCCCGCCCATCTTTGTTACCTGTGCCTTGACAATGAGCACATAGACATCTGCTAGTATTTTAAgaaggtagacagacagacattcatttctttaactacaaagatggaggatgaggagggggcATGG comes from the Lates calcarifer isolate ASB-BC8 linkage group LG9, TLL_Latcal_v3, whole genome shotgun sequence genome and includes:
- the mrrf gene encoding ribosome-recycling factor, mitochondrial, with product MALNHLNLLRPLLCQALVRQLRSPLVATSRVSAPLLCPSTTSYPAACVRLYATKKAKAKAKGQAAKVNIHSALVEDIISLDEVKEDMAAVLNALKDDFTRNLSIRTSPGALDHIVVTTEDGKFPLNQLGQVSMKSPQLIMVNMSSFPEATAAATSALRESGMNLNPEVDGTIIKVPIPKITREHRENLSKLAKQLSNKAKDSLRRVRANAVTQVKKAKEGHSEDTIRLLEKQIQQMADNIAVDIDKQLAAKTKELLG